The Triticum aestivum cultivar Chinese Spring chromosome 7B, IWGSC CS RefSeq v2.1, whole genome shotgun sequence genome window below encodes:
- the LOC123158900 gene encoding uncharacterized protein produces the protein MATSLEEEQAAAAAAADNLDEEVEQREQGEEEATPVVLKKGPWTTAEDALLVNHVRQHGEGNWNAVQRITGLLRCGKSCRLRWTNHLRPNLKKGAFSPDEELLVAQLHAQLGNKWARMATHLPGRTDNEIKNYWNTRAKRRQRAGLPMYPPEVQLQLAITKRCRYTDFSPPQQSAGTNVLDATDAGYTSARPPPLDLAGQLAMANQPVQFLSQTPFSAPSSPWVKPSFARNARYFQFPHSSPVSPTTPELSLGHRLPGGDRTRFTPLSPSPGAKVELPSNQLRPASPATATADNGGGLGEDQQNLEAMLQELHDAIKIEPPKHLSGHAEQNGASGGNKSEGELLKDDDDIGTLFDMIIPKGFPMTEPAPPTVGPNHSGGSISQHGSDDHNVNLSVDHLLVMSSEQDWVLDGACQWNNMSGIC, from the exons ATGGCGACATCACTGGAGGAGGAgcaggctgcggcggcggcggcggcagacaaTCTTGATGAGGAGGTGGAGCAGAGGGAACAGGGCGAGGAGGAGGCCACGCCGGTGGTGCTGAAGAAGGGGCCGTGGACGACGGCGGAAGACGCCTTGCTGGTGAACCACGTGCGGCAGCACGGCGAGGGCAACTGGAACGCCGTGCAGCGCATCACCGGGCTCCTGCGCTGCGGCAAGAGCTGCCGGCTGCGCTGGACCAACCACCTCCGCCCCAACCTCAAGAAGGGCGCCTTCTCGCCGGACGAGGAGCTCCTCGTCGCGCAGCTCCACGCCCAGCTCGGCAACAAGTGGGCCCGCATGGCCACCCAT CTCCCGGGAAGGACGGACAACGAGATCAAGAACTACTGGAACACGAGGGCGAAGCGGAGGCAGCGCGCCGGTCTGCCCATGTACCCGCCGGAGGTGCAGCTCCAGCTCGCGATCACCAAGCGCTGCCGGTACACCGACTTCTCGCCCCCGCAGCAATCAGCGGGAACCAATGTCCTGGACGCCACCGATGCGGGGTATACCagcgcccgcccgccgccgctcgacCTTGCCGGGCAGCTCGCCATGGCCAACCAGCCGGTGCAGTTCCTCTCCCAGACGCCCTTCTCCGCGCCGTCTTCCCCGTGGGTGAAGCCGTCGTTCGCGCGCAACGCGCGCTACTTCCAGTTTCCGCATTCATCGCCCGTGTCGCCGACGACGCCGGAGCTGTCGTTGGGCCACCGCCTGCCCGGCGGCGACCGGACCCGGTTCACTCCTCTCTCTCCGTCTCCGGGAGCCAAGGTGGAGCTCCCTTCGAACCAATTGCGCCCGGCGTCACCAGCCACCGCTACAGCCGacaacggcggcggcttgggcgagGATCAGCAGAACCTCGAGGCGATGCTGCAGGAGCTGCATGATGCCATCAAGATCGAGCCGCCGAAGCACCTGAGCGGCCACGCCGAGCAGAACGGCGCCAGTG GTGGCAACAAATCGGAGGGCGAACTACTCAAAGATGATGATGACATCGGCACACTGTTCGACATGATTATACCGAAGGGCTTCCCGATGACGGAGCCCGCACCACCGACCGTGGGGCCCAACCACTCTGGCGGCTCGATCTCGCAACATGGCAGCGACGACCACAACGTCAACCTCAGTGTGGATCATCTCCTGGTCATGTCATCGGAGCAGGACTGGGTCCTCGATGGGGCCTGCCAGTGGAACAACATGTCCGGCATCTGCTGA
- the LOC123160646 gene encoding mitochondrial outer membrane import complex protein METAXIN — translation MASATTAAAEWEAAARKTLVARKPGFGLPTACPTCLPVLLYLRMSQVPFDIHVDYRFPDADHIPYVEFGECVAFNNENGGVIEYLREEKIVDLTSKHPSVSYSDVLSTKAMISTWLADALQYELWVANDGAHGSIARDIYFSDLPWPIGKVLHWKKIRDVKRLMDITKLNAAEKEEEIYRRATAAYDALSTKLGDQSFLFDDSPTDADALLLGHVLFVLNALPASSMLRSYLQNYDNLVKYAEDIKVQLVEVGSSSAGSASSDLPSSSTPRKTSSSGQSYKPKPKAKKERTEEEKKSRRRTKYFLAAQLISVLAFLSIMGGVDSSELDDDYDMEYED, via the exons ATGGcatcggcgacgacggcggcggcggagtgggaggCCGCGGCGCGGAAGACGCTGGTGGCGCGGAAGCCCGGCTTCGGGCTCCCCACCGCCTGCCCAACCTGCCTCCCCGTCCTCCTCTACCTCCGCATGTCCCAGGTCCCCTTCGACATCCACGTCGACTACCGCTTCCCCGACGCCG ATCACATACCATATGTTGAATTTGGCGAGTGTGTCGCATTCAACAATGAGAATGGAGGTGTAATTGAGTATCTCAGGGAGGAGAAAATTGTTGACTTGACCTCAAAACACCCAAGCGTTTCTTACTCTGATGTACTATCCACAAAGGCCATGATTTCGACCTGGCTTGCTGATGCTCTGCAATACGAACTTTGGGTGGCAAATGATGGGGCTCATGGGAGCATTGCACGAGACATCTACTTTTCTGATCTCCCCTGGCCTATTGGAAAGGTACTCCACTGGAAGAAAATTAGAGATGTGAAGCGACTAATGGATATAACAAAGCTTAATGCCGCAGAAAAAGAAGAGGAG ATATACCGGAGGGCTACTGCTGCTTATGATGCTTTATCTACGAAATTAGGGGATCAATCCTTTCTTTTCGACGATAG CCCTACAGATGCTGATGCTCTTTTGCTTGGACATGTTCTTTTTGTCCTTAATGCATTACCT GCTTCATCTATGCTGCGAAGCTATTTGCAGAACTATGACAACTTGGTAAAGTATGCCGAGGATATCAAGGTCCAATTGGTGGAAGTTGGCTCATCATCAGCAGGATCAGCATCATCTGATCTGCCATCATCATCCACGCCCAGGAAAACATCATCTTCTGGACAAA GTTACAAGCCGAAACCCAAAGCTAAGAAGGAGCGGACAGAGGAGGAGAAGAAATCTAGGCGAAGAACAAAGTACTTCCTTGCGGCCCAACTCATCTCGGTTCTCGCCTTCCTGTCCATCATGGGTGGGGTCGATAGTTCTGAGCTAGACGATGACTACGATATGGAATATGAAGATTAA